A single window of Chloracidobacterium thermophilum B DNA harbors:
- a CDS encoding ketopantoate reductase family protein: MTIRRYIVYGAGAVGSVVGGLLHRAGYAACLVGRPAHVEAIRARRLRLETPTETLTLDIPAVSHLAEAAPGEGDAILLGVKATQTAAAMADIARQVPPTTPVLCLQNGIANEAIVAEYVTQVYPVLVLFNAVLPEPGRVVLTIMDFLAVGRFPKGTDALTAQVAADFTAAGLPTREHPDAMAVKWGKLIGNLNNALLAVTDCYWQKAFATPEMLSMMRAVMEEGLRVLAAAGISPADVTGRFDIRAQVEAFAARQAEFADVPPEQRGYPSMWQDLHFRRPETEVEYLNGEIVRLGERYGVPTPINRALLAAVRESIETGKGVGQFPLERLRERIAHLAGSPASFDVGRA, from the coding sequence ATGACGATTCGACGGTACATTGTCTATGGGGCCGGAGCCGTCGGCAGCGTTGTCGGCGGGCTGCTCCACCGCGCCGGATATGCCGCCTGTCTGGTCGGCCGTCCAGCCCACGTGGAAGCCATCCGGGCGCGGAGGCTGCGCCTGGAAACGCCAACGGAAACCCTGACGCTCGACATCCCGGCCGTTTCCCATCTCGCTGAAGCTGCACCGGGAGAAGGCGATGCCATTCTCCTTGGCGTCAAGGCAACCCAGACCGCCGCTGCCATGGCCGACATCGCCCGGCAGGTTCCGCCCACAACACCGGTGTTGTGCCTGCAAAACGGCATTGCCAACGAAGCCATTGTCGCCGAATACGTCACGCAGGTGTATCCCGTCCTGGTGCTGTTCAACGCCGTCCTGCCGGAACCCGGCCGCGTCGTGCTGACCATCATGGACTTTCTCGCCGTCGGACGTTTTCCAAAAGGGACGGATGCCCTGACGGCCCAGGTGGCGGCAGACTTTACGGCCGCCGGGCTGCCCACCCGCGAGCATCCCGACGCCATGGCCGTCAAGTGGGGCAAGCTCATCGGGAACCTCAACAACGCGCTGCTGGCCGTCACGGACTGCTACTGGCAGAAAGCCTTTGCGACGCCGGAGATGCTGTCCATGATGCGCGCCGTTATGGAAGAAGGGCTGCGTGTGCTGGCTGCGGCCGGCATTTCCCCGGCTGATGTGACCGGTCGTTTCGATATTCGCGCGCAGGTCGAAGCCTTTGCCGCGCGTCAGGCCGAGTTTGCCGACGTACCGCCGGAACAGCGCGGCTATCCGTCCATGTGGCAGGATTTGCACTTTCGCCGTCCCGAAACCGAAGTCGAATACCTCAATGGCGAGATTGTGCGGCTTGGGGAACGGTATGGTGTTCCGACGCCCATCAACCGCGCCCTGCTGGCGGCTGTCCGGGAATCCATTGAGACGGGCAAGGGTGTTGGGCAATTCCCGCTCGAACGGCTCCGGGAGCGCATCGCCCACCTGGCGGGTTCACCGGCGTCCTTTGATGTAGGGCGTGCCTAA
- a CDS encoding lycopene cyclase domain-containing protein, with product MKTNYLFHLLGWMLPVVILQWAIGWRILVRNARAVFLPVVAIGLYFVVADALAIAEGIWLFDANQILGIHVGVVPLEEVIFFFLTSLLVSQSLVLFLPEELRA from the coding sequence ATGAAAACCAACTACCTGTTCCATCTGCTCGGCTGGATGCTGCCGGTGGTCATCCTCCAGTGGGCGATTGGCTGGCGCATCCTGGTGCGCAATGCGCGGGCGGTGTTTTTGCCGGTCGTGGCCATTGGGCTGTACTTCGTCGTAGCCGATGCGCTGGCCATTGCCGAAGGCATCTGGCTGTTTGACGCCAATCAGATTCTGGGCATCCACGTGGGCGTCGTGCCGCTGGAAGAAGTTATTTTCTTTTTTCTGACCAGCCTGCTCGTGTCGCAGAGCCTCGTGCTGTTTCTGCCCGAAGAACTACGTGCATGA
- a CDS encoding ABC transporter permease, which translates to MVTFFVSDTLLLLVSLFGSTLRLSTPLILAALGGLYAERSGVINMALEGIMLAGAFTAATVTALTGSPWLGLLSGLAAGLLVAALHAFCCITCRADQVVTGTAINILMLGVPPLISGALFESTGSTPNLAQTQTLPTLPIVAALIAVPVTMFILFKTPFGLRLRAVGEVPEAAATAGVSVTRLRWQGVLLSGLLAGLGGVYLSIGQNSLYTRNMTAGRGYIALAALIFGNWLPWRVLLACLLFGFMDAVQIRLQGTSSIPTQFIQIIPYIFTMVVLAGFIGKATPPRALGTPYIKGRR; encoded by the coding sequence ATGGTGACGTTTTTCGTGTCTGACACCCTGCTGCTGCTGGTCTCACTCTTTGGTTCGACGCTCCGCCTCTCGACGCCACTCATCCTGGCCGCCTTGGGTGGGCTGTATGCCGAACGAAGTGGGGTCATCAACATGGCGCTGGAAGGCATTATGCTGGCCGGTGCATTTACTGCCGCCACCGTGACGGCGCTGACTGGCAGCCCGTGGCTGGGGCTGTTGTCCGGCCTGGCGGCCGGGCTGCTCGTGGCGGCACTCCATGCGTTCTGCTGCATTACCTGTCGCGCTGATCAGGTCGTCACCGGCACGGCCATCAACATTCTCATGCTGGGCGTCCCGCCGTTGATTTCGGGGGCCTTGTTCGAGTCCACAGGTTCGACACCCAACCTGGCTCAGACCCAGACGCTCCCCACCCTGCCCATTGTGGCCGCCCTGATCGCAGTACCGGTGACGATGTTTATCCTGTTCAAGACGCCCTTTGGCTTGCGGTTGCGCGCCGTTGGTGAAGTGCCGGAAGCTGCGGCTACGGCCGGCGTCAGCGTCACGCGGCTGCGCTGGCAGGGCGTCCTGCTTTCAGGACTGCTGGCCGGGTTGGGCGGAGTCTATCTCTCAATTGGGCAGAATTCGCTCTACACGCGCAACATGACCGCCGGGCGTGGCTACATTGCGCTGGCGGCGTTGATTTTCGGCAACTGGCTGCCGTGGCGCGTCCTGCTGGCCTGCCTGCTGTTCGGCTTCATGGACGCCGTGCAGATTCGCCTGCAGGGAACATCGTCCATTCCCACGCAGTTCATTCAAATCATCCCGTACATTTTCACCATGGTGGTGCTGGCCGGCTTCATCGGGAAAGCAACGCCACCCCGGGCGTTAGGCACGCCCTACATCAAAGGACGCCGGTGA
- a CDS encoding tetratricopeptide repeat protein, translated as MFTAKGCVPGSFARWFACSQASLPAAGLVWTFVLLGGIVFLGSRSVAQIGRADDVPPASANPSAPGTPPGKRPSPPRRPAIVKTPTGVAMPLGRPAEFYFEEGNELFDKGDFVSARMFFEQGGKVARPKSDLVEVLQRRRDVSAHMAVGRQFERESQLVEALAEYDKALALEPVNPVAKRHAGQVLQMLGKAAMLTKNWQAAIGYLRRAQELDPDASTQAALVTALLRLAMEQSDPTEAQRTYRQVLEIAPGNEDARLGLRRMEARLRTRQAEAAFQAGRYNEARSEYEAALELDPEHALAAAGKTRVEAYLARQSADEAYRRRDFRTAYADYQKFQAVVPDDPQVTERLRELSLRLEPPLPLRGSLIYKLNTASPFRIRLHRDQVESALLDSENPIKPDIKLEGRLPAQDAVFRLGKSSANVTVRIAVMPVADNDYTAELIATPKNPRSEDVIVVAEWQLPLKGGVQWKRQLEPGAYRVYWQGPFFEVFDPTGVCIESSRQSPLPRQPVTVKVKPIKGVTVQVVEQPNPGNDFTFALNLAVTSPTLLLLDLSWDVGKK; from the coding sequence ATGTTCACTGCCAAGGGCTGTGTTCCCGGTTCTTTCGCCAGGTGGTTTGCGTGTTCACAGGCGTCTCTGCCAGCGGCCGGTCTGGTCTGGACGTTTGTTCTGCTGGGGGGCATTGTTTTCCTGGGCAGCCGCAGCGTAGCCCAGATCGGGCGCGCGGATGATGTGCCGCCCGCCTCGGCCAACCCGTCCGCACCTGGAACGCCACCGGGCAAGCGCCCCTCTCCGCCACGTCGCCCGGCCATCGTCAAAACCCCCACGGGCGTTGCCATGCCGCTCGGTCGTCCGGCGGAGTTTTACTTCGAGGAAGGCAACGAGCTGTTTGACAAGGGAGACTTCGTCTCGGCCCGGATGTTTTTTGAGCAGGGTGGGAAAGTGGCGCGTCCCAAAAGCGACCTGGTGGAAGTCCTGCAGCGCCGCCGGGATGTATCCGCCCACATGGCCGTCGGCAGGCAGTTCGAGCGGGAGTCACAACTTGTCGAGGCCCTGGCCGAGTACGACAAAGCCCTGGCTCTTGAGCCGGTCAACCCGGTGGCCAAAAGACATGCCGGGCAAGTGCTTCAGATGCTGGGCAAGGCGGCGATGCTGACCAAAAACTGGCAGGCGGCGATTGGTTATCTCCGCCGCGCCCAGGAGCTTGACCCTGATGCGTCCACACAGGCCGCACTGGTTACGGCTCTGCTGCGGTTGGCTATGGAGCAGTCCGATCCAACTGAAGCACAGCGCACCTACCGGCAGGTGCTGGAGATAGCGCCCGGCAATGAAGATGCCCGTCTGGGACTGCGCCGCATGGAGGCACGGCTCCGTACCCGGCAGGCCGAAGCCGCCTTCCAGGCCGGACGCTATAACGAAGCCCGGAGTGAATACGAAGCCGCGCTTGAACTCGACCCTGAACATGCGCTGGCAGCGGCTGGCAAAACCAGGGTGGAAGCCTATCTGGCCCGCCAGTCGGCAGATGAAGCCTATCGCCGCCGGGACTTCCGCACGGCGTATGCCGACTACCAGAAATTTCAAGCCGTCGTCCCGGATGACCCGCAGGTGACAGAGCGGTTACGGGAACTCTCCCTGCGGCTGGAGCCGCCCCTGCCGCTGCGTGGCTCACTGATTTACAAGCTCAACACGGCCAGCCCCTTTCGGATTCGCCTGCATCGCGATCAGGTGGAAAGCGCCCTGCTCGACAGCGAGAACCCCATCAAGCCGGACATCAAGCTCGAAGGCCGCCTCCCGGCGCAGGATGCCGTCTTCCGGCTGGGCAAGTCTTCCGCCAATGTCACAGTCCGTATCGCTGTGATGCCGGTTGCCGACAATGACTACACGGCCGAGCTGATTGCCACGCCCAAAAATCCGCGTTCGGAAGATGTCATCGTCGTGGCCGAATGGCAGCTTCCCCTGAAAGGTGGGGTTCAGTGGAAAAGGCAGCTCGAACCCGGCGCCTACCGGGTCTATTGGCAGGGACCCTTCTTTGAGGTTTTTGACCCAACCGGCGTCTGTATTGAATCCAGCCGGCAGTCACCCCTGCCGCGCCAGCCTGTCACAGTCAAGGTCAAGCCAATCAAGGGGGTCACGGTGCAGGTTGTCGAGCAACCCAATCCCGGAAACGACTTTACCTTCGCCCTCAACCTGGCTGTCACCAGCCCGACCCTGCTGCTGCTTGACCTGAGCTGGGATGTGGGCAAAAAGTAA
- a CDS encoding lycopene cyclase domain-containing protein: MSDVKKHIDFCLACHFDKLSSPPIHNTTLAFMTYLQFHLYFSLPLLLVTAWLARGRFSRVHARWLGLVCVIVFVFTTPWDNHAVKLGIWDFPEDKILFRIWRLPIEEYGFFLLQTISVGLLTVALLRPRSSSTATGKAA; the protein is encoded by the coding sequence GTGTCCGACGTAAAAAAACACATAGACTTTTGCCTGGCCTGTCACTTCGATAAGCTGTCATCGCCCCCGATTCACAACACAACGCTGGCTTTCATGACGTACTTGCAGTTTCACCTTTACTTCAGCCTTCCCCTGCTGCTGGTGACGGCCTGGCTGGCGCGGGGCAGGTTTTCCCGTGTCCATGCCCGCTGGCTTGGTCTTGTCTGTGTCATTGTCTTTGTCTTCACCACCCCGTGGGACAACCATGCCGTCAAACTGGGGATATGGGACTTCCCGGAAGACAAGATTCTGTTTCGCATCTGGCGGCTGCCCATCGAGGAATATGGCTTTTTCCTGCTGCAAACCATCAGCGTCGGGCTGTTGACGGTGGCGCTGCTGCGTCCGCGCTCCAGCTCAACCGCCACGGGGAAAGCCGCATGA
- a CDS encoding class I SAM-dependent methyltransferase, whose product MMERILEPEVMDTAEEAQDYDAMDFTEVNTAFADAVVALGIRAGYVLDVGTGTARIPILIAERLPDVGIAAVDLSAEMLKLAAAHLRAARLEARISLHLADAKNLPFPAATFDAVISNSIVHHIPEPVTVLREMARVAKPGAALLIRDLLRPDTPEAADALVRQYAGNESPRQQKLFRDSLGAALTLDEIAAAAQAAGLTGVTLAQTSDRHWTLTRPPAPWLGMSACPT is encoded by the coding sequence ATGATGGAGCGGATTCTTGAACCCGAAGTCATGGACACAGCGGAAGAAGCCCAGGACTACGACGCCATGGACTTCACCGAAGTCAATACGGCGTTTGCGGATGCCGTCGTGGCGCTTGGCATTCGGGCTGGCTATGTGCTGGACGTGGGCACAGGTACGGCGCGCATTCCCATTCTCATTGCCGAACGCCTGCCGGATGTGGGGATTGCCGCCGTGGACCTGTCGGCGGAAATGCTCAAACTGGCGGCGGCCCATCTCCGGGCAGCCCGGCTCGAAGCCCGCATCAGCCTGCATCTGGCTGACGCCAAAAACCTGCCCTTTCCGGCGGCGACCTTCGACGCCGTGATTTCCAACAGCATCGTGCACCACATCCCGGAGCCAGTCACGGTCCTGCGTGAAATGGCGCGGGTGGCCAAACCGGGGGCAGCGCTGCTCATCCGGGACCTCCTGCGGCCGGACACCCCGGAAGCTGCCGACGCTCTGGTGAGGCAGTACGCCGGGAACGAATCACCCCGGCAGCAAAAGCTTTTCCGCGATTCGCTGGGGGCAGCGCTGACGCTCGATGAAATTGCAGCCGCGGCTCAGGCGGCCGGACTGACCGGCGTCACCCTTGCCCAGACCAGCGACCGCCACTGGACGCTCACCCGCCCGCCCGCACCTTGGTTGGGAATGTCTGCGTGTCCGACGTAA